The following are encoded together in the Serratia sp. UGAL515B_01 genome:
- the ompC gene encoding porin OmpC — translation MKLRVLSLIIPAILVAGTAGAAEIYNKDGNKLNLNGMIDGLHYFSNDRSNDGDKSYMRIGFNGETQINNQLTGYGQWEYEVKLNQTEAQNNSFTRLGFAGLRFGDYGSLDYGRNYGVMYDVAAWTDVLPEFGGPNYTEDNFMFQRAGGVLTYRNNNFFGLVDGLHFAMQYQGKNGNAKESNNGRTVLGQNGDGYGMSVSYDLGYGISAAGAFFNSKRTDDQNGAGINAAILGRGNKAEAYTGGLKYDANNLYLAALYTQSYNATHFGSGTNRAYGYANKAQNIELVAQYQFDFGLRPSIAYLQSKGKDIERDYGSQDLVKFVDLGATYHFNKNMSTYVDYKINLLDKNEFNQAAGIATDNVVGVGMVYQF, via the coding sequence GAATTTAAATGGTATGATTGACGGTCTTCACTATTTCTCTAACGACCGCAGTAACGATGGTGATAAATCGTATATGCGCATTGGATTTAACGGTGAAACCCAGATCAATAATCAACTGACGGGGTATGGTCAGTGGGAATATGAAGTCAAGTTGAACCAGACTGAAGCCCAAAATAATTCATTTACTCGGTTGGGTTTTGCCGGTCTAAGATTTGGTGATTATGGTTCACTGGACTACGGTCGCAACTATGGCGTGATGTATGACGTTGCTGCTTGGACCGACGTTTTGCCTGAATTTGGTGGCCCGAATTACACTGAAGACAACTTCATGTTTCAGCGTGCTGGCGGTGTCCTTACCTACCGTAATAATAACTTCTTTGGTTTGGTTGATGGCCTGCATTTTGCCATGCAGTATCAGGGTAAGAACGGCAATGCTAAAGAAAGCAACAATGGCCGTACTGTATTAGGCCAAAATGGTGACGGTTATGGTATGTCCGTATCCTACGATCTGGGTTACGGTATCAGTGCTGCGGGTGCATTCTTTAACTCTAAACGTACCGACGACCAGAATGGTGCTGGGATCAATGCCGCGATCCTGGGCCGTGGTAACAAGGCTGAAGCCTACACTGGCGGCTTGAAATACGATGCCAATAACCTCTATCTTGCAGCATTGTACACCCAGTCTTATAATGCAACCCATTTCGGCAGTGGCACTAACCGTGCTTATGGTTACGCGAATAAAGCTCAAAACATTGAGCTGGTTGCACAATATCAGTTCGATTTTGGTCTGCGTCCTTCTATTGCTTATCTGCAATCTAAAGGTAAGGATATCGAACGCGATTACGGTTCCCAAGATCTGGTTAAATTCGTTGATCTGGGTGCGACATACCACTTCAACAAAAATATGTCCACCTATGTTGATTACAAAATCAACCTGCTGGATAAGAACGAATTCAACCAAGCAGCTGGCATCGCCACTGACAACGTGGTTGGTGTAGGCATGGTCTACCAGTTCTAA